A single Candidatus Cloacimonas sp. DNA region contains:
- a CDS encoding DUF3795 domain-containing protein encodes MNKIISACGVDCFKCEAYLATQDNDQERKVDIAKRWSEHYQGEIQPEDINCDGCMSEGAKFSWCGLCPIRLCVIENGYKSCAECSDFPCEKNEYVYQVDPSAKENIEKMR; translated from the coding sequence ATGAATAAAATAATCTCTGCGTGTGGAGTTGATTGTTTCAAATGTGAAGCATATCTTGCTACTCAGGATAATGATCAGGAAAGAAAAGTAGATATTGCCAAGCGTTGGAGCGAACATTATCAAGGTGAAATTCAACCCGAAGATATTAATTGTGATGGTTGTATGAGCGAAGGAGCAAAGTTTTCATGGTGTGGATTGTGTCCCATTCGTTTATGCGTAATAGAAAATGGCTACAAAAGCTGTGCGGAATGCTCCGATTTTCCCTGTGAAAAAAATGAATATGTTTACCAGGTAGATCCCTCAGCTAAAGAAAATATTGAAAAGATGAGATAA